One genomic segment of Pedobacter endophyticus includes these proteins:
- a CDS encoding thioredoxin family protein, giving the protein MKNLFLTGLLLISTLAFGQTTGYQVGDVVKDFALKNIDSKTVSLADYKDAKGYIVVFTCNTCPVAKGYQDRVAALNAAFAIKGYPVVAINPNDAGAAPDESYEKMQVLAKEKSFNYPYLFDPNQVVTKQFGALKTPHVFVLSKTANGTTVEYIGAIDNDPEGGNATKVNYVENAIDALNSGKKPAVTATKAVGCSIKWQRG; this is encoded by the coding sequence ATGAAAAATTTATTTCTAACAGGTTTGCTGTTGATCTCGACCTTGGCATTTGGTCAAACCACAGGTTATCAGGTAGGAGATGTAGTTAAAGATTTTGCACTTAAAAATATCGACAGCAAAACAGTTTCGCTGGCCGATTACAAAGATGCAAAAGGCTACATCGTTGTATTTACCTGCAACACCTGTCCCGTGGCAAAAGGTTACCAAGATCGGGTGGCCGCCCTAAACGCTGCTTTTGCCATTAAAGGCTATCCCGTGGTGGCCATAAACCCAAATGACGCCGGAGCCGCACCCGATGAAAGCTACGAGAAGATGCAGGTTTTGGCGAAAGAAAAAAGTTTTAACTACCCATACCTGTTCGATCCCAATCAAGTAGTTACAAAGCAGTTCGGTGCATTAAAAACACCGCATGTTTTTGTATTAAGCAAAACAGCTAACGGAACCACGGTGGAGTATATCGGCGCTATAGATAACGACCCCGAAGGTGGCAACGCTACCAAAGTAAACTATGTAGAAAACGCAATTGACGCTTTAAATTCTGGTAAAAAGCCCGCGGTAACCGCAACAAAGGCCGTTGGCTGCAGTATAAAATGGCAAAGGGGATAA
- a CDS encoding Fic family protein, giving the protein MFDELKIIPVELLEAYCSQVDNDLDQKFDKLKDAEISTESFDFYTSVSSVYSSKIEGEDIDLDSYIKHKRFGIEFLPDYTKKIDDLYFAYDFAKNNPLNAENVVKAHELLSRHIVAKNYQGKLRNSNMYVSTPNGRIEYVAVSPFNLRAEMEKLNHDLAILLSVTLNIKEVFFFAAIIHLVFVKIHPFNDGNGRTGRLLEKWFLAQKLGDKSWFLQSEKMYYQNHQEYYENLRVLGLEYEELDYSKALPFLVMLPQSF; this is encoded by the coding sequence ATGTTCGATGAACTGAAAATTATACCTGTTGAATTGCTCGAAGCGTATTGCTCGCAGGTTGATAATGACCTGGATCAAAAGTTCGATAAGTTAAAAGATGCAGAGATTTCGACGGAATCGTTTGACTTTTATACCTCTGTGTCCTCGGTTTATTCAAGTAAAATTGAGGGTGAGGATATTGACTTGGATTCTTACATCAAGCATAAGCGGTTTGGAATAGAGTTTTTACCCGATTACACCAAAAAAATCGACGATTTATATTTTGCTTACGATTTTGCAAAGAACAACCCATTAAATGCAGAAAATGTTGTTAAGGCACACGAACTACTGAGCAGGCATATTGTGGCCAAAAATTATCAGGGAAAGCTGAGAAATAGCAATATGTATGTTTCTACACCTAATGGTAGGATTGAATACGTGGCGGTTTCGCCGTTTAATCTTCGAGCAGAAATGGAGAAGCTTAATCATGATTTAGCCATCTTATTATCTGTAACGCTGAATATTAAAGAGGTTTTCTTTTTTGCGGCGATAATTCATCTGGTTTTTGTGAAAATCCATCCGTTTAATGATGGAAACGGTCGCACGGGTAGACTACTGGAGAAATGGTTTTTAGCTCAAAAGTTGGGAGATAAATCTTGGTTTTTACAGTCCGAAAAGATGTACTATCAAAACCATCAAGAGTACTATGAAAATTTGAGAGTTTTAGGGCTCGAATATGAAGAGCTCGATTATTCCAAAGCATTGCCTTTTTTAGTCATGTTGCCGCAGTCCTTCTGA
- a CDS encoding SDR family NAD(P)-dependent oxidoreductase: MENKKVWFVTGASKGLGLTLVKKLLSKGYQVAATSRNLNDLSTAVGEMDNFLPLAVNLMDENSVEEAIGQTITKFGKLDVVVNNAGYGMIGALEELTDAESRANFDVNVFGSLNVIRKALPQMRKQQSGHVFNISSIGGFSGNFPGFGIYCATKFAVAGFTESLAAEVQSFGIKATVVEPGYFRTDFLTSGSLAVPQHPIDAYQSVRDTQAAHQHDINNQQPGDPAKAADVMIAAAESDSAPLHLFLGPDAYQVADAKIADVQKDMVAWKTLATSTNFDAVEV, translated from the coding sequence ATGGAAAACAAAAAAGTATGGTTTGTTACGGGTGCATCTAAAGGCCTCGGACTAACATTGGTAAAAAAATTATTGAGCAAAGGTTATCAGGTAGCGGCAACTTCAAGAAACTTAAACGACTTATCGACTGCAGTTGGCGAAATGGACAACTTTCTGCCTTTAGCGGTAAACTTGATGGATGAGAACAGTGTTGAAGAGGCAATTGGGCAAACGATTACGAAATTTGGGAAACTAGATGTAGTGGTGAACAACGCCGGCTACGGAATGATTGGTGCGCTTGAAGAATTAACCGATGCGGAATCGCGTGCAAATTTCGACGTGAATGTTTTCGGTTCGCTAAATGTAATCAGAAAAGCGCTGCCGCAAATGAGAAAGCAACAGTCGGGACATGTTTTCAATATCTCGTCTATCGGCGGTTTCTCCGGAAACTTCCCTGGTTTTGGCATCTATTGCGCTACTAAGTTCGCTGTTGCCGGCTTTACCGAATCGCTTGCTGCCGAGGTTCAATCGTTCGGCATTAAAGCAACTGTTGTTGAGCCAGGTTATTTTAGAACTGACTTTTTAACTTCTGGTTCGCTTGCGGTTCCCCAACATCCTATCGATGCTTATCAATCGGTACGCGATACACAGGCTGCCCACCAGCACGATATCAATAACCAACAACCGGGCGATCCGGCAAAAGCCGCCGATGTAATGATTGCCGCGGCAGAAAGTGACAGCGCTCCGCTACATTTATTTTTGGGCCCGGATGCTTATCAAGTTGCAGATGCAAAAATTGCTGATGTACAAAAAGACATGGTCGCTTGGAAAACCCTGGCCACATCGACCAATTTTGATGCAGTTGAAGTGTAG
- a CDS encoding HPF/RaiA family ribosome-associated protein, whose product MTIQLNTDKNLTIHQEYDDKIQNQIKDALNRFSDLIMRLEVHLSDENGSKEGLEDKRCLLEARVAGKEPVAVTSFGANYDLAIAGALTKLKSAMETIAGKMKSH is encoded by the coding sequence ATGACGATTCAATTGAATACCGACAAAAACTTAACAATCCATCAGGAATACGACGATAAGATCCAAAATCAGATCAAAGATGCCTTAAACCGTTTTAGCGATTTAATTATGCGTTTGGAAGTACACCTATCTGATGAAAATGGCAGCAAAGAAGGCCTGGAGGATAAGCGCTGTTTGCTTGAAGCAAGAGTTGCCGGAAAAGAGCCAGTGGCGGTAACCAGTTTTGGAGCCAATTATGATTTAGCGATAGCCGGCGCCTTAACTAAACTGAAAAGCGCAATGGAAACCATAGCCGGAAAAATGAAAAGTCACTAA
- the mutS gene encoding DNA mismatch repair protein MutS, giving the protein MAKNTNKETPLMQQYNAIKAKYPGALLLFRVGDFYETFGEDAIKTAQILGIVLTRRGTGPNGGALELAGFPHHSLDNYLSKLVRAGQRVAICDQLEDPKATKTIVKRGVTELVTPGVAYGDNIVHQKSNNYLASVFFDKALIGVSFLDISTGEFLIAQGNSDYIDKLLQGFKPTEVIFQKSKRQVFSEHFGDRFYTFGLDEWPYTSDYAEETLTKHFDVTSLKGFGIERLQSGIVAAGVVLHYLGETEHRNLQHITSISRIEEDRFMWLDRFTIRNLELVNSPNDNAVTLFDILDHTCTPMGARLLQKWIIMPLKELKPIQERLGMVDFFVKNKALADEFLANIKQIGDLERLISKVGLQRVGPRELVALKRALTHIEAVKKLAADSKNPFLIKIADQLNPCLPIRERIEREVQPDPPAVLMKGNVINDGIDADLDRLRKIAFGGKDFLVQIQKRESEATGIPSLKISFNNVFGYYLEVTHTHKDKVPEGWIRKQTLVNAERYITPELKEYEEQILGAEEKIQAIEIRLYNELMYETASYIKPIQLDSFLIAQLDCLLCFAQLAEKNHYVLPRVNKDKAIDIKGGRHPVIEKQLPVGEEYITNDVYLDADSQQIIMITGPNMAGKSAILRQTALIVLMAQMGSFVPAKTADIGLVDKIFTRVGASDNISSGESTFMVEMNETASILNNISDNSLILLDEIGRGTSTYDGISIAWAIAEFLHQHPTSRPKTLFATHYHELNELANTMPRIKNFNVSVKEMTNKVIFLRKLVPGGSEHSFGIHVAKMAGMPPKLIGRANEILKKLEIDRTEGQSIKDSIKKVQNQAYQLQMFAIDDPVLVKIRDTLNNLDVNALTPVEALLKLDEIQRLIKN; this is encoded by the coding sequence TTGGCTAAAAACACGAATAAAGAAACCCCGTTAATGCAGCAGTACAATGCCATAAAGGCAAAGTATCCGGGTGCACTTTTACTTTTTAGGGTTGGCGATTTTTACGAAACCTTTGGCGAAGATGCCATTAAAACCGCTCAGATTCTGGGCATCGTGTTAACCCGTCGCGGCACTGGCCCTAATGGCGGCGCCTTAGAGCTGGCTGGCTTTCCACATCATTCCCTCGATAATTACCTTTCAAAATTAGTTAGGGCTGGACAGCGCGTCGCGATTTGCGATCAATTAGAAGATCCAAAGGCCACAAAAACCATTGTAAAACGTGGCGTAACCGAATTAGTAACACCCGGCGTGGCCTATGGCGATAATATTGTACATCAAAAATCGAACAATTACCTCGCGTCGGTTTTCTTTGATAAAGCGCTTATCGGCGTTTCCTTTCTTGATATCTCAACCGGCGAATTTTTAATCGCTCAGGGAAACAGCGATTATATTGATAAGCTTTTGCAGGGGTTTAAACCCACGGAAGTCATTTTTCAAAAATCGAAACGGCAGGTTTTTTCCGAGCATTTTGGCGATCGGTTTTATACTTTTGGTTTAGATGAGTGGCCTTACACTTCAGATTATGCCGAAGAAACCCTCACCAAGCATTTCGATGTAACGTCGTTAAAAGGATTTGGAATTGAGCGCCTGCAAAGTGGAATTGTAGCTGCTGGCGTTGTTTTACATTATTTGGGCGAAACCGAACACCGCAATTTACAGCACATTACCTCCATTAGCCGGATAGAGGAAGACCGTTTCATGTGGTTAGATCGGTTTACCATCCGCAATCTTGAGCTGGTAAACTCTCCAAACGATAATGCAGTTACCTTGTTCGATATTTTAGACCACACCTGCACGCCAATGGGGGCAAGACTGCTTCAAAAGTGGATTATTATGCCGCTTAAAGAACTCAAGCCCATTCAGGAAAGGCTCGGCATGGTCGATTTTTTTGTTAAAAATAAAGCGCTTGCCGATGAGTTTCTGGCCAACATTAAACAAATAGGCGATTTAGAGCGGCTCATATCGAAAGTGGGATTACAACGTGTAGGTCCGAGGGAATTGGTCGCTTTAAAAAGAGCCTTAACCCATATTGAAGCCGTTAAAAAACTCGCTGCCGATTCTAAGAATCCGTTCCTGATTAAAATTGCCGATCAGTTGAACCCCTGTTTACCTATTCGCGAAAGAATAGAACGCGAAGTTCAGCCCGATCCTCCGGCGGTATTAATGAAGGGTAATGTGATCAACGACGGAATTGACGCCGATTTAGACCGCTTACGCAAAATTGCTTTTGGAGGCAAGGATTTTTTGGTTCAAATTCAAAAACGCGAATCGGAGGCCACAGGTATTCCATCGCTCAAAATCTCCTTCAACAACGTTTTTGGGTATTATTTGGAGGTCACCCACACGCATAAAGATAAAGTTCCAGAAGGCTGGATTCGGAAGCAGACACTGGTTAATGCAGAGCGGTACATTACGCCTGAGCTTAAAGAATACGAAGAGCAGATTTTGGGCGCTGAGGAAAAGATTCAGGCAATCGAAATTCGGCTTTACAATGAGCTGATGTACGAAACGGCAAGTTATATTAAGCCAATTCAGCTCGATTCGTTCTTGATTGCGCAACTCGATTGCCTGTTGTGCTTTGCGCAGCTCGCCGAAAAAAACCATTATGTTTTGCCCAGAGTGAATAAAGATAAGGCAATTGATATTAAAGGCGGACGGCATCCGGTTATCGAAAAGCAGTTACCCGTGGGCGAAGAGTACATTACAAACGATGTGTATCTCGATGCCGATTCCCAGCAGATTATTATGATTACCGGGCCGAACATGGCCGGTAAATCGGCAATTTTGAGGCAAACTGCCCTGATTGTCCTTATGGCCCAAATGGGAAGCTTCGTGCCTGCCAAGACCGCCGATATCGGTTTGGTTGATAAAATCTTTACCCGTGTTGGTGCGTCAGACAATATTTCATCGGGCGAAAGTACCTTTATGGTGGAAATGAACGAGACGGCCAGCATCCTGAACAACATATCAGATAACAGTTTGATCTTGTTGGATGAGATTGGCCGCGGTACCAGTACTTACGATGGCATTTCCATTGCCTGGGCCATAGCAGAATTTTTGCACCAGCACCCGACATCGCGGCCGAAAACACTTTTTGCAACGCACTATCACGAGTTGAACGAATTGGCCAATACCATGCCGCGGATTAAGAATTTTAACGTTTCTGTTAAAGAAATGACGAATAAAGTGATCTTTTTGCGGAAACTCGTTCCCGGTGGCAGCGAGCATAGCTTCGGAATCCATGTGGCAAAAATGGCCGGCATGCCGCCGAAACTGATTGGCAGAGCAAATGAGATTCTGAAAAAACTGGAGATCGACCGGACAGAGGGGCAAAGCATTAAAGACAGTATAAAAAAAGTTCAAAACCAGGCTTACCAATTGCAGATGTTTGCCATTGACGATCCGGTGCTGGTGAAAATCAGAGACACGCTGAACAATTTAGACGTTAATGCGCTAACACCGGTTGAAGCGCTGTTGAAATTGGATGAAATACAACGATTGATCAAAAACTAG
- a CDS encoding menaquinone biosynthetic enzyme MqnA/MqnD family protein produces the protein MNKIKISAVAYTNTKAFIYGIAHSDIINKIDLSLDIPTDCAAKVINGQADIGLMPVAAIPLVPNANIIADYCIGSDGAVNSVFIFSDVPVNEIRTLRLDSHSRTSNNLAKVLLKFFWKQEVEFTTDVSAKTDAIVLIGDRTFGKKNDYPFAYDMGEEWKNFTGLPFMYAAWVANKEISQAFKNEFNAALKFGLDHRKEVLKSLPQTENFDLEDYLYNKLQFEVTDDRRKALKLFLEYIDQL, from the coding sequence TTGAATAAAATAAAAATATCGGCTGTTGCCTACACCAACACCAAAGCTTTTATATACGGAATAGCACATTCCGACATCATCAATAAAATCGATTTAAGCTTAGACATTCCGACGGATTGCGCAGCTAAAGTAATTAACGGTCAGGCAGATATAGGTTTGATGCCCGTGGCGGCTATTCCATTGGTGCCCAATGCAAACATCATTGCCGACTACTGCATCGGTAGTGATGGCGCCGTAAACTCGGTGTTCATTTTTAGCGATGTTCCTGTAAACGAAATCAGAACGCTGCGCTTGGATTCTCATTCCCGCACCTCGAATAACTTGGCCAAGGTGCTGCTTAAATTCTTTTGGAAGCAGGAAGTGGAATTTACCACTGATGTGAGTGCAAAAACCGACGCCATCGTTTTGATCGGCGACCGAACATTTGGTAAAAAGAATGATTACCCATTTGCCTATGATATGGGCGAGGAATGGAAAAACTTTACCGGGCTGCCGTTTATGTATGCTGCCTGGGTAGCCAATAAAGAGATTTCGCAAGCATTTAAAAACGAATTTAATGCCGCATTAAAATTTGGCCTCGATCACAGAAAAGAAGTTCTTAAGAGCCTGCCTCAGACCGAAAATTTCGATTTGGAAGACTACTTGTACAACAAACTGCAGTTTGAGGTTACGGATGACAGAAGGAAGGCGCTAAAACTATTTTTGGAATATATTGATCAGCTTTAG
- a CDS encoding C40 family peptidase, whose product MKRTLNPVLYTSSLIVIMLFVASCGTRKYTVKGNTNASKAADAMANLKSKPLYKFITDWTGVKYRFGGLDKNGIDCSGFAYLLEKEIYGVTLPRISRDQANFARKKNYGALQEGDLVFFSFGGNDVDHVGVYLNNGFFVHASTTRGVIVDDLNLPAYQNVLVKSGSVN is encoded by the coding sequence ATGAAACGAACGTTAAACCCTGTACTTTACACCTCAAGCCTTATCGTCATCATGCTATTCGTTGCTTCTTGCGGAACACGAAAATATACCGTTAAAGGCAATACAAATGCATCAAAAGCCGCAGATGCGATGGCAAACCTGAAGAGCAAACCGCTTTATAAATTCATTACCGATTGGACGGGCGTTAAATATCGCTTCGGTGGTCTCGATAAAAACGGCATCGATTGCTCTGGATTTGCTTATCTGCTTGAAAAGGAAATTTACGGTGTTACCCTGCCTCGGATTTCCCGCGATCAGGCCAATTTTGCCAGGAAAAAAAATTACGGCGCCTTGCAAGAAGGAGATCTTGTATTTTTTTCATTCGGCGGAAATGACGTAGATCATGTTGGCGTTTATCTCAATAATGGCTTCTTTGTGCACGCAAGCACAACCCGGGGCGTCATTGTCGATGATTTGAATTTACCCGCCTATCAAAACGTGTTGGTTAAATCGGGTTCGGTAAATTGA
- a CDS encoding TlpA disulfide reductase family protein: MRVFVIICLSLITYSVNAQVKLLKLDDLNQRIANGKDTTYVINFWATWCSPCVAELPHFEKLRAENIKKPVKVLLVSLDFKSKLQKQVVPFVSANKIKAEVFLLDEPDQQQYIERIDKKWSGAIPATLFVNKQVRRFYEKEFTETELKNTLFNLK; encoded by the coding sequence ATGCGTGTATTTGTTATAATCTGCTTATCTTTAATTACTTATTCTGTTAATGCACAGGTAAAACTGCTTAAGCTCGACGATTTGAATCAGCGCATTGCAAATGGGAAAGACACCACTTACGTAATTAACTTTTGGGCCACGTGGTGTAGTCCATGTGTTGCAGAGCTACCACATTTTGAGAAGTTGCGTGCCGAAAACATCAAAAAACCCGTTAAGGTGCTATTGGTGAGTTTAGATTTTAAATCGAAGTTACAAAAACAGGTCGTTCCGTTCGTTTCAGCAAATAAAATTAAGGCGGAAGTTTTTCTTTTAGATGAGCCAGATCAGCAACAATACATTGAGCGGATAGATAAAAAGTGGTCTGGCGCAATACCGGCAACCCTGTTCGTAAATAAGCAAGTGCGGCGTTTTTACGAGAAAGAGTTTACCGAAACAGAATTGAAAAATACCTTGTTCAACTTAAAATAA